Proteins found in one Hemibagrus wyckioides isolate EC202008001 linkage group LG23, SWU_Hwy_1.0, whole genome shotgun sequence genomic segment:
- the crhb gene encoding corticotropin releasing hormone b — MKLHFLVTTAAALLIAFPPRMNECRALDGPDQRASLSSPSALEEEEDQRRTRPIWARLGEEYFIRVGNGNQRESEPETRPEPASAVFKRALQLRLTQHLLREEDEVAEAARGLRDAQADRPRRAEEPPISLDLTFHLLREVLEMAKAEQLAQQAHSNRKMMEIFGK, encoded by the coding sequence ATGAAGCTCCACTTTCTCGTCACTACCGCCGCAGCGCTGCTCATTGCCTTCCCACCGCGCATGAACGAGTGCCGAGCATTGGACGGTCCTGACCAGCGAGCCTCCCTCTCCTCCCCCTCCGCGCTCGAAGAGGAGGAAGACCAGAGGCGCACACGGCCCATTTGGGCACGGCTGGGAGAGGAATACTTCATCCGGGTGGGCAACGGAAATCAGCGCGAGTCCGAGCCTGAGACGCGCCCCGAACCGGCGTCAGCGGTGTTCAAACGCGCTCTGCAGCTCAGGCTCACGCAGCATCTGCTCCGCGAAGAGGACGAGGTCGCCGAGGCGGCCCGCGGGCTGCGCGACGCCCAAGCAGACAGACCACGGCGCGCCGAGGAGCCGCCCATCTCCCTGGACCTGACCTTCCACCTGCTGCGGGAGGTGCTGGAGATGGCGAAGGCCGAGCAGCTGGCGCAGCAGGCGCACAGCAACCGGAAAATGATGGAGATTTTCGGCAAGTAG